The uncultured Desulfovibrio sp. genome segment AGGGGATCATTGGCCGCCATGAGCTTGTCGCCCTGACCAGCCCTGGCGGTAGCGGCTTTGTCCTGCGAGGGCTGCGGCGCGGCGAGGGCCGTGCCCTCCGTCTTTTCAGGCGCGGCCTCTGGCATATCCAGCCGGGGGCGCTGCGGCGCTTCGGAAGAAGCATCGCTGACCTGCTGCAAAGGCGCTTCGGCCACAAGCTGGCCTTTCTGGAAATCGGCGCGCATACCCAGATCGCGCGGTGTCCATTCCATTCCAACAATGCGGAACTTCTGGTCGTTACCGCGCTGCCAGTACAAACGGCGCACACCTTCTGTGGAAAGATTGGATGCCGTATAGAGCTGCTCTGACCAGGTCACCCAATACCCCGGCCCTTCCAGCACATTGATCTTGCGATTGAAAATCTTGATGAACTGGAGCGACTTGAACAGACGCTCCTTGTTCTGCCGAAAGGCCGTAAAATTTTCCGTCATAGCCTTGGAATAGGCATCGGGATTATAGTAATCAAACATCTTGACCGAACGGGAGGCCCAGGCGGTGCTCCAGTTCTGCATCAGGCGGCGCAGTTCGTTGGCGGTGCTGCTGTCGGGCCGGGGCTGGGCGGTCTCGTCCATATTTTCGGCCAGAACCACTGCCGTACCGGGCGTCAGCTGCGGCCCGACCTCGTCGATTTCCTTAAGCCCAATGGCCACGCAGCCACGTGTGGAAAGCGGTTCAATACCAAACCCCTTGCTGTGAATCCAGATGCCGTGGCCGGTTTTGCCGCGCAGACGATCCACGGGGTTGGGATAATTCAGGGTATAGGCAATGCCGCCGTATTCCTTGAAATCCAGCCCGCTGGCAATTTTGTATTCCACAAAGTAGATGCCTTCAGGCGTACGCAGATCGTTGAGCGCCTGCTTGTCGCCGGGCAACTGGCCTGTGGTGCAGGGAAAGGTGTATTTGAGCTTGAGGGGGCTTTTCTTCTCAAAAAACATGAAGGTCTGACGTTTTTTGTCCACAGCCACCAAATGCGTAGGAAGCCCCTCGTTGTACAGAGAGGCTTGCCATTCTTCGGCCTGCGCCAGATGTGGAGCGGCGAGGGGACAACCAATGCCAAAGGCCATCAGCAGCCCCGAGGCCATGCATCTGACAAGGCAATTGGCCAGACAACTGACCAAAGGCCTGACAATGGAACTGGCCGCAGAACCCATCAAGCATTGCGTCAATGCCAGGGGCAAGGCGCGCGGGCCGGTGGGGACCTTAACGCGCAAGGTCCACCAATTCCGCACGGGTAAAGAGCGCAAGCAGGTCATATCCCGCCTCACGGAGCTTTTCCCGGCCACCTTCCTCCCGATCCAGAATGGCGCAAACCGCCACAATGGACAGGCCAGCATCAGCAATACGATCGCAGGCCTTCAGCAGAGAACCGCCGGTGGTAACAACGTCTTCAAGCATTGCCACGCGGTCGCCCGCGCAGAAATTACCCAGCCCTTCAACAAACTGCCCTGTGCCGTGCCCCTTGGCTTCCTTGCGGACCAAAAGGCCGTTCAACGGTCTGCCCTGTTCGTGAGAGATGACCGTGGTGGCTGCAACCAGAGGGTCAGCGCCCATGGTCATGCCGCCCACACCCTTGATATCCATCTCGCGGAGCATGTGGTTGAACAGTGTTCCAATAAGCCACGATCCTTCGGCATGGAGCGCCGTGACGCGGCAATCAAAATAATAATCGCTTCTGCGTCCTGATGCCAGCACAAAATCTCCCTCACGGTATGATTTTTCTACCAGCAGGCGGGCAAGGCGGCGCTTGAGCGCCAGCAGTTCTTCAGAAGAAAGAATTTGCATGACAGATCCTTACGCCTTGTTGGCCGCAGCGTTCTTGAACACCCGGGCAAAAATTTCATCTTCGTGTTGCAGATAGTACGAAGGGTCAAAAAGCTCGGCCAGCGCAGCTGCGCCCAGCCGCCCGCTCATGTCGGCATCGTTGCGCACCAGATCGGGGAAGGGCGTGCGGCTTTCCCAGCTCTGCATGGCAAGGCGCTGCACGGCTTCATAAGCCTGCTGACGCGGAAGCCCGGTGGCAATAAGAGCCGTCAGCACACGCTGCGAAAAATACAGGCCGTAAGAACGCTCCATATTTTCACGCATGCGCTCGGGCTTGACCACCAGACCTTCAAGCAGCTTGGTGAGGCGGGTCAGCACGTAGTCGGCCAGGATGGTGGAATCGGGCATGATGACTCGCTCCACTGAAGAATGGCTGATGTCGCGCTCATGCCACAGGGCCTGATTTTCCAGCGAGGCAAGAGCGTTGGTGCGCAAAAGGCGCGAAAGACCGCTCATGTTTTCTGCCGAAATGGGGTTCTTTTTGTGCGGCATGGCCGACGAACCCTTCTGCCCCTTGGCAAAGCCTTCTTCCACCTCAAGCACTTCCGTGCGTTGCAGGTGGCGCAATTCAACGCACAGGCGCTCCACGCCGCCAGCCAGTACGGCAAGCGAGGTGAAGAAGTGGGCGTAACGGTCGCGCTGAATGATCTGGGTGGAGTGTGGATCAACCTCAAGCTCAAGATAGCTCAGGGCGCGCTGCTCAAGCTCGGGCGACAAAAATGCATAGGTGCCCACCGCGCCAGAAATTTTGCCCACGCGCACGCTTTCAATCCCGGCCCCAACCCGGGCAAGGTGCCGCTCAAACTCGGCGTAGAATCCGGCCATTTTGAGTCCAAAGCTGGTGGGTTCCGCGTGGATGCCGTGGGTGCGGCCCATGCACAGCACACCCTTGTGCCGGCGGGCCAGACTTTCAATGGCGGTCAGGAGCTCGCGGATGTCCTTGAGGATCAGACGCCCGGCCTGCATGAGCAGAAGGGCGTTGGCCGTATCCACGATATCGGAGGAGGTACAGCCCAGATGGATGTAGCGCGCGTCTTCCGCGCCAACTTTTTCTTCAAGCGAGGTCAAAAAAGCGATGACGTCGTGGCGGGTCACTTCTTCGATAGCCAGGATGCGGTCCACATCAATGGAAGCCTTGGCCTGAATATTTTCCACCGCGGCGGCTGGGATGCGGCCCATGTCGCTCCAGGCCCGGCAAACGGCAACTTCCACATCAAGCCATGCCTGATAGCGGTTCTCAAGGGTCCAGATACGGCCCATTTCCTGACGGGTGTAGCGATCAATCATGGCTGCCTCATGAAGCCGAGCTGGCGGCTTTGGTGGGTGCCGACGCTGCGGACCCTGTGGTTGGCGTAGGGGCGGAGGCCGCCTTGGCGGCGCTGTTTCCAGAATCGGATGCAGATGCGGAGGCTTTTTCGCCTGCCGTACCGCTGGAAGCGGGGGCAGAGGAACCGCCGGAGGTACCGGAGGAGGCCGTTGAGCCGCCTTCTTCCGTGACGCCCTTGCGGTAGCCGTAGTCGCTCACATACCAGCCGCCGCCCTTGAGGACGAACGATGTGTGCGACATGATGCGGGGCGAAGGCTCACCGCACTCGGGGCAGGGTTCCTGCCCGTGGGATTCCGATACCTTGACCCATTCCTCAAACGTATGCTGACACTTGGGGCACTGATATTCGTAGATAGGCATGGTAACACTAAAAAGGCCATGACACGGCATGCTGCCGCGCTGACCGCTGCTGCTTGTTTGCGCCCCGCGCGGCTGCCAAGAGGCAGCCGGGCCGAGCACCATATGTGACGGCGCGTCAATTCGCAGCCGTCGGAACGCCGGTTTCCCGTGTCCGAAGCTTAGGCCTTGGCAGCCTTGGCTTCGCGCACGCGCTGCTTCAGACGCTCTTCACGGCGCTTACGGCGGCGATCCAGTTCTTTCTTACGCTCAATTTTCTTATGTGCCATGATTCCCTCCAGGGGCAAGCCCCGTTAATATAAGTGGGTATTCATATGCTCTTTGATCGGCAAAGTCCAGCCCCGAGCCACATTCCGGGTCGAAAACACTGACCGCAGGCGGAAAAATATCTGCCTCGCCTAGTGCCTTCCGGTGCGGTTGCCCGCATCGTAAAAGCCGCTGATATTACCGCCAGCCTCCAGTCCGCACGGCCAGAAACCATGACGGATCAGGGTGTTCCGCAATTCCGGGAGCAGGTCTTCCGGCAGTTTTTCAGCCTGCAACACAGGCTCCGGCGTGAGCCGCAGACGAAAATCCCCCAGCGCGCCCACGCTGCCCTCCTCCAGCACAACACATTGCGACTCCCCTTGTGCGGGGGCGGTTGCTCCCAATTCTGCAAGATCGGCCTCCGCCGCTGCCAGACGCGTCAGCGTGTCGGCCTCGGGCCTCATGCCATAGGCCAGCCGCGTCAGCAGGCAGGGCCGTGCGCGCTGCCACGGCCTGTCCAGCCCAGTGGATCGGGCAGCCTCGCGCACTTGCGCCTTGGTCAGCCCGGCTTCGGCCAGGGGGGAACGCACGCGACCTTCTTCAAGTGCACGCAAGCCCGGTCTGTAGGCCTGCAAATCATCCGCATTGGTGCCATCGCAGAGCACGCGGTCATGAGCTTCCGCCATGGGAGCAAGCTCGCCACGCAACAGAGCCACAAGCCCGGTTTTGCAGCCGTAGCAGCGTTGGGGGCTGTTGGTCTCCACCTCCGCCAAGGCAAGAGGATCAAACCGCGCCGTATGCAGGCGCAGGCCGCGCTCACTCGCCCAGGCTGCGGCACCGGCGCTTTCCTGCGGGGGAATGTGCGGGCCGTAAACATGCACGCCCAGCACGTCGCAACCGCATAACAGGGCCGTGTGACATAAAAAACGACTGTCCAGCCCGCCGGAAAAAGCCACCGCCACGCGGGGCAGATCGCGCAGCACAGTGGCAAGCGCAGATGGAACCTGATCCGCACGGAAAGGATTTTTACTCATATCTTCTACTCTTGGTGCAACAAAAGGCCGCACAAAACTGGGGCGAAGCCTACCAGGTCATGCGCACCTTGGCCCCGTGCCCGGCCATATATTCCTTGCACTGCCGGATGGAATACTGCCCATAGTGAACAATGGACGCGATCAGCGCAGCGGAGGCCCTGCCCTCGGTAACAGCCTCAAGCATGTGACGCGGTTCGCCCGCTCCGCCGGAAGCGATTACAGGGATGGACACGGCATCGACTATGGCGCGGGTCAGCTTGAGTTCGTAGCCGTCCTTGGTGCCATCCGCATCAATGGAATTGACGCAGAGTTCGCCAGCGCCCAGCTCCTGGCAGCGGCGCGCCCAGGCAATGGCGTCCAGCCCCATGCGTTTACGACCGCCGTGGATGACGATTTCGTAGCCGGAGGGAATTTCTGCGCTTACCGGAACAGCCAGCACGTCCATGCCCACCACGATAGCCTGGGAGCCGAAGGCATCCGCGCCATCGCTGATGATGTGCGGATCCTTGACCGCCGCCGAATTGACCGAAACCTTTTCCGCCCCGGCCAGCAGCACCGCGCGCATGTCTGCCACGCTGGAAATGCCGCCGCCAACAGAAAAGGGAATGAAAATCTGCTCCGCCACGTGCTCCACTACATCAATAAAGATACCGCGCGCCTCGGCAGAGGCCGTGATGTCGTAGAACACGATTTCGTCCGCGCCTTCCTCATAATACCGCCGTGCGGTTTCAACCGGATCGCCGATGTCTTCGTTGCCCACAAATTTGACGCCCTTGGTCAGCCGCCCGTTGCGCACATCCAGGCAGGGAATCACTCGCTTACTGAGCATGACGCGCCTCGCAGTAGTCGTAGAAGTTGCGCAGAATTGTCAGCCCCGGACGCCCGCTTTTTTCGGGGTGGAACTGGGTGGCCCACAGGCCGTCGCGCCCGTATACGGAGCAGAATTCTTTGCCGTAGGTGGTGGTGGCGATCACAAAAGTGGGGTCCGGCTCCACATAATAGCTATGCACAAAATAGAATTCCGCTGTGGGGGCAACGCCCGCGAGCAGGGGGCAGGGGGCGGATACTTTCAGGCTGTTCCAGCCCATGTGCGGGATGGGCGCGGGGGTGCCGTCCTCTTCGCGCATGTTGTCTTCAAAACGGCGGCAAAGTCCCGGCACGATGCCAAGGGTTGTGGTGTCGTTTTCTTCACTGCGGTCAAGCAGAATCTGGCAGCCCAGACAGATGCCCAGCAGGGGTTGGCCGCGCTTGACGGCCTCGCGCAGCAGCACGTCAAGGCCCGTGGGGTGCAGGGCGCGCATGGCCTGCCCGGCAGCGCCCACACCGGGAAAAATGATGCCGTGGGCGCGCTCCAGTGTTGCGGGGTCCGCCGTGATGGCGCAAGGTATTCCCAAATGTTCAAGGGCGCGGCGCACGCTCGTCTGATTGCCTGCCTTGTAGTCCAGAATGGCCAGCATGGTGCATCCTCTGCTTGTTGTTGCCGTGGGGGGATTGGCGGCTGGTGGCTTTGAAAGGTGGATCATACCTTTTTGCCGCTGCGCAGGCAACGCGCAGGCTGGCATGATGCCCCGGCATCGCAGGAAAAATCAGCGCACTGGCAAGCGGCGGCGGCAAACCTTTTGCGGAATGACGTGACAATTTCAATGTTCACGATTATTATAGAAACCGTGAACATTAGAACTTCCCATGCAAAAAATTTTTTTAATATTTTACGGCATTTATCACGCCATTTGCGCAGGAGGCCAGCATGTATTTTCCCACTGCAGGCATTGAGTGCAATCCTTTTGTTCCTTTTGCGGTGGCTCTTGGCATCTCTTTTTTCACATCCATGGGCGGCATCTCGGGCGCTTTTTTGCTGCTGCCGTTTCAGATGAGCGTTCTGGGCTATACCAACCCCAGCGTCAGCGCCACCAACCAGTTCTTTAACGTGCTGGCCTGCCCCTCGGGCGTATGGCGCTACTGGCACGAGGGGCGGCTTGTGTGGCCGCTGGCCGTTACCATTGCCCTGGGCACATTGCCTGGCGTGTTTATCGGGGCCATCGTGCGCATCAATCTGCTGCCCAATCCCCAGAGCTTTAAAATCTTTGCAGGCCTTGTGCTGCTGTACATCGGCGGGCGCATGGCCATGACCACATGGCAAGGCAGGGCCTCGCTGTGGTCGCGCAAGGAAAAGAAAGAGAACATGCCCACCTGCGAGGACAAAAACGGCAGGCTCATGTGCTGTCACGTGCTCTACTGGAACATGAAGGAAGTGGCCTTTGTGTTTCAGGAAACCAAGTATGTTGTCGCCACCCGGGCGCTTATACTGCTGAGCCTTGTGGTGGGCCTTGTGGGCGGCATCTACGGCATCGGCGGCGGGGCCATCATGGCGCCGTTTCTGGTTTCGTTTTTCGGGCTGCCTGTCTATGTTGTTGCAGGCTCCACGCTCTTTGCCACATTTGTAACATCCGTGGCGGGCGTGTCATTTTACGCCCTGCTCGCGCCCTTTTACCCGGATATGGCCGTTGCGCCCGACTGGCGCATGGGCGTTCTGGTGGGCCTTGGCGGCATGTGCGGCATGTATGCCGGGGCGCGTTGCCAGAAGTTTGTGCCTTCCATTGCCTTGAAGGCCCTTTTGACCGCAGTTTTGCTCTTTACAGCCGTGCGCTATTTGGGCCAAGGTTTCTAGCGCCGCTGCCGCCCGAGTTTTTCTGGCCGGAGCGCTTTCGACCTGCCACAGGGCAGCGCCGGAGGCGCTTCGCCTGTTTTGGGCGGGCAGCAAAGCCCCCACGGCGCGCGTTTTGCAGTATCGCGCGCGGCACTGTAAAGGAAATTGCAATGAATGATTCTTCCCGGTTGCCCATTGGCCTGTTTGATTCCGGCATGGGCGGCCTCACGGTTTTCAAGGCCCTTGCAGAATGTCTGCCCGACGAAGATCTGCTCTATCTTGGCGACACCGCCCGCCTGCCCTACGGCACCAAGGGGCGCGACACCATCACGCGCTATACGCTCAAGGCCGCTCAAAAGCTGGTGGACATGGGCGTTAAAATGCTCGTTATTGCCTGCAACACGGCAACCTCTGCGGCGCTTTCCGCAGTGCGGGAGCAGTTTGCCCCGCTGCCGGTCATGGGCGTGGTGGATCCCGGCGCGCAGGCGGCCGCCGCAGCCAGCGCCAACGGTCATATAGTTGTAGTGGCGACAGAGGCCACCATCTCCGGCGGCGCATACCAAAAGGCCATTGCCCGCATTCGGCCTGACGCCGTTGTGACCGGGCGTGCCTGCACCCTCTTTGTGCCCCTTGCCGAAGAAGGCTGGATGAACGGCCCTATTGTGGAAGGCGTTGCAAGGCGCTATCTGGCTGATATTTTTCCGCTTGAGGGAGCCGCCCCCACCGGGAATCTGGAACCAGACACCCTGCTGCTTGGCTGCACGCACTTTCCACTGTTGCAGGAGGCATTGCAAAACGTGGTGGGGCCACAGGTGCGGATAGTGGATTCTGCCGCCACCACGGCACAGTGCGTGGCTGACGAACTGAGGGCCACCAACCTGCTGCGATCTGCGGATAGCGGCGCGCACTACCGCTTTTTGACCACTGACAATGCCGCCCGCTTTGCCCGGACAGGCAGCCTCTTTCTGGGCCGAAACCTCGGCGATGCCGAAGTTTGCCTGGTTGATCTGTAACAGTATTTTTTAATCATTATATTTCGGGCAGATAAAAAAATTCCAGTAAGGGGCAGACTCTTGCACCGAGCCTGTTTGCCCAAACGGTTTTTCGTGAAAAGCTAGAGCAGACGCGGGATTCTGCGCTTTTTCGTTGACAGGAAACCGCCCCTAACGTAAGGAAACAAAAGTTCTGACCGCAGCAGAAGCGGTTTTGCTTACGATTCCCCCATGACGTGAAAAAGCCTTGGCGGCTTTTTTGCGGCTGTTTCTTTTGAGTGCGGCGAATCGGGCTCAGGCACCAGACTTCTGGCATGTCGACCCGATCCGGCTTGCAGGGAATAACCGAAATCCTTTATGGAGTAGCATCATGACCAAAGCTGAGCTCGTAGAAAAGATCCATGCCAAAGCCGGCCTGCCCACCAAGGCCAAAGCCGAAGAAGCTCTTGACGCCGTGGTGGCCTCGCTGCGCGAAGCCCTGGCCTCTGGCGAATCCGTGACCTTTACCGGTTTCGGCAGCTTCAAGGTGGTTGAGCGCGCCGCCCGCAAGGGTCGCAACCCCCGCACCGGCAAGGAAATCACCATTCCTGCCAGCAAGGTTGCCAAGTTCACGCCCGGCAAGGGCCTGAAAGACGCCATTAAGTAAGTGGCGTAGCAGCACAATTTTTTCGGCGGCGCTATTGCCTTCACACAGGGTAATCGCGCCGTCGATATTTTCTCCTGCCATGTACGCGGCATTTTGGCCGCCTCTGCATAAAGCCGGAGAAAACACCCCTGCGGAGGGGTGGCAGAGCGGTTGATCGCGGCGGTCTTGAAAACCGTTGAAGGTGTGAGCCTTCCGGGGGTTCAAATCCCTCCCCCTCCGCCAGTTTGAGAAGCTTATAAAGCGGCTGGAATCCCACAGGATTTCAGCCGCTTTTTGTTTGGTTGTCAAAAAAATGCTGAGCATGCAGCCCACACGCATTAGCCAAGCAGTTACTCCACCATCTGCGCTAGGGCAAAAGGCATTTAAATTTTCTAGCACCCCTGCGTATAGAACAATGCCAGCCCGCCGCGCGCGGTTTCGCGGTAGTCGTCCTTCATGTCGCGGCCTGTCTGGTTCATGGTGCGGATGCAGAGATCAAGCCCCACAGGGTGCTTGGTGCCCTGCCCGGTGCGGGCCATCATCCAGGCGTTCCACGACTTCACGGAGCTCATGGCATTGCGCGAAATACAGGGAATCTGCACATAGCCGCCCACAGGGTCGCAGGTCATGCCCAGATGGTGCTCCAGCGCAAATTCCGCTGCATTTTCCACCACGTCGGGTGTTTCGCCCATGACCTGCGACAGCATGGCAGCCGCCATGCTTGAGGCGGAACCGATCTCGCCCTGACAGCCCACATCCGCGCCCGCCACACTGGCGTGCCGCTTGATAAGCGTCCCCACCATGGAGGCCACCAGCAGGCCGTCCACAAGGTCGGCCTCTGTTTTGCCGCGCTCCTTGATGAGCATGTGCACCACCGCAGGCATAACCCCTGCCGAACCCGCCGTGGGCGCTGTCACAATGGGGTGCCCCATGGCGTTTTCTTCCGACCCGGCCTGCCCGTAGGCCGACAGCCGCGCCGCAAAGGCATCGGCTGGCTCCGGCGAGCTGGCGGCCTGCTCCAGCATGAGCTTGGCCCGGCGCTCCAGACCAAACGGCCCCTTGAGCTTGCCTTCCAGCCCAAGGCCCGTAACGGCACAACTGTCCATCACGTGGATGATGCGCTGCGCGCCCTGCCGGATGTTCTGTTCCGACTGCCCGGTGATGGCCATTTCATTTTCAAGCATAATGAGCGGGATGCTCTTGCCCGTGGTCTTCACGATTTCAAGCAGGCCGTTCATGGAATCAAATGCATGCACGGGCTTGCCTTTGTCCGGAGCCTTCCAGCCCTTCCACTGCAAAAATCCGCCGCCCACGGAATAGTATTCGCGCGAGGCAAGCTGCTTGCCCTTGCCCAGCAACTCGATGATCAGCACGTTGCTGAACGGAGCCTCGATGGTGCCCTGCTCAAAGATCACGTCCGAATCCTTGAGCGGAATCCGGGCCGGGCCAAGCACCACTGTGCGGGTGTCGTCCGGCTTTACAAAAAGATTGTCCAGAAATTCGGCCTTGCATTCATCGGGCTTTTGCCCGAGCAGGCCCGCCGCCACGGCGCGGTCAGTGCCGTGCCCCTTGCCCGTGGCCGAGAGGCTGCCGTACAGGTGCACCTTGACGGCGTCCGCCTGGGCAAGCTGCTCCTGCGGCAACTGGGCGCACAGATGGATAAAGTCATTGCCCGCCGACATGGGCGCAATGGTGTGCGAACTGGAAGGGCCAGGGCCGATCTTGAACATCTCGAACACAGTCACATCAATGGGATTGGCGCACACGGAGCCAGGCTTCCACAGAGGGTCAAAGCCTGCCCACGTGAGCGAGGGCAGGCACAGGCCCGCGCCCGTCACAGCCATTGATTGCAGGAAACGCCGACGATTACAGTACATACATGCATCCTCCTGAGTTATCTGGCAGATTGCGAAGCCGACTGCCGGGGCTTTTGGTACGAAACCGGGCCGGTGGAATAGTTGGTACGGGGCAGCCATGCATCGGGATAGCCGATGTTCTGGGCCATTTTGTCCGGGCTGTTGAGAAAACCCTGACAGTGCCGCGCCACCAGTTGGGGGAAAAATTCCCGCCAGTCGCGCAACGCTCCCTCCGCCTGCGTCCGCAGGGCCTTGGCAAAGGCAGCCTGCGCCTGCGCCGGGGATGATGCCGCCTTGGGGGCCAGTTCCTTTTGCAGCGCGGCTACGCGGGCGGCAAAGGCGGCTTCCATGCTGGCAGCTCTGGTCTGAATCTCCTGAGAAATCAGGTCGTAACGGATGTTGGCGTAATCGCTCACCAGGGAATAGGCCCACCATGCGGAATCATTGGCAAAGCGGCGGGTGTCGCCTTGTTCGTAGCCTGCGGGCATGGGGGCGACCGCCAGCGGCACAAAGACAGATTCCGCCGCCGGAGCGAGCGCAACCCAGCACACCAGCGCCAGCGGTTCCGGCACATCGGGCCGATACTGGGCAATGGTTGTGTAGCCCACATAATACATGCCCATGGGCCGTTCCCACGCGCCTTCAAGCTTGGTGGTTGGGCTTACGTCGCCGCTGGGGTCCTTGGGACCGATAATGCGGTTGGGATTGCCAAACGGCCCCGCCGCAACGCCCTTGGTAAGGTCGAATTCCGTTCCCTCGTAGTGGTCGCGGTGCATGCGCTTGATGTCGTTCAGGCTCAGCAGCTTGTCCGGCTTGACGGAAAAGGGATAGGCGCGTGTTGCGCCGCTTTCCACCCAGGCGGGCAGTTTCAGCGAGGGTGCCGCCAGAGAGAGCGCCCGCCACACGCGCCGCAGCGAGTAATACGGATGGTTGTATTCGCCATCGCTCACGGTGGTCAGCCAGTCCAGAGGCTTGGACGCATCCTTGGGGCTGCGCATGTTGTACTTGTCTACCGTGGCAAACAGGCTTTTGCCGTACATCTGGTCAGGGTTGCCGGGCGTGATGTCGCGGATGCGAAATTCATTGGCCGCCACAAAAAACTGACCGTCCGGCACGCGCTGGGCCACCCACAGCCCGCCGGTACCCGCCGGGGAGGGAGCCATTTCCATAACCCATGCTTCGTTTGTGTCGGCCACGGGCAGGGTTTCGCCCGTCCCGTAGTAGCCATACTGCTCAATGAGCGCGCCCATCAGCTCAATGGCCTCGCGGGCGGTTTTGCAGCGTTCCAGCGCCACGCGCGCCAGCTCGGACGAATAGAAAATGCGCTTGCCCGGCTCTGCCGTGCAGGTATTGTGCGCCCCATCCGTGCATTCGCCAAACATGAGGCCATGCTCGTTCATGATGGCGTAGTTGCCGTCAAGATAGGCAAAGGTGTGCCGCACCTGCGGGATAAAACCGATGGCAATCGTGCGCGGCGTATCCGGGTGGTTATAACCCGGCGCGCGCTTGGGGTCTGAAAGGCGGGGAACAAGAAAGGTATTGGTGGCGGGATTTTCCTTCACCGCCACGGCGGAATCGTACACAGGGCGCTGCGCGCCTTCCGGCCAGTCACGGGCGGGAACATACACAATGGACTGGTCGTTGAGGTCGTTGTCGTCAGAATGGCTTACCATCACGGAGCCGTCTGCGCTGGCCCCCCTGGTAACAATAAAGGTAGTGCAGGCAAGGGCTGCCTGGGGCAGCAGCAGGGCCAGAGAAACACAGCATAAGACGATCAGCCGCTTCATGGAACCTCCATAAAAAATCAGACCGTAACATCCCGCATGTTCAAACCGATACGCAAAAACGCCAGCGACCCCGGCGGTAGACGCTGGAATGCTGTAAATCAAATCAGCAAACTGTTTTTCTTTTTTGTAACGCAGGGGCGGCAGGGGCACAAGGATTGCGCAGGCCGAAGTGCTTTTTGATTGTAAAACAGTAGCAATCCGAGCCGAGAATTGTTATTGGTAATCCATTGTCATCTCCAGATCAGCACATCCCGCATTTGTAAAAATGCCGGGGTTCCCGTCCAGGTTTCAACGGCAGCAATTCCCCGCCCAGCGCTGTTTCAGGCGCCCACCCAATGACGGCATGAACCGCCACGGAGGTTTG includes the following:
- a CDS encoding HU family DNA-binding protein → MTKAELVEKIHAKAGLPTKAKAEEALDAVVASLREALASGESVTFTGFGSFKVVERAARKGRNPRTGKEITIPASKVAKFTPGKGLKDAIK
- a CDS encoding L-serine ammonia-lyase; the encoded protein is MYCNRRRFLQSMAVTGAGLCLPSLTWAGFDPLWKPGSVCANPIDVTVFEMFKIGPGPSSSHTIAPMSAGNDFIHLCAQLPQEQLAQADAVKVHLYGSLSATGKGHGTDRAVAAGLLGQKPDECKAEFLDNLFVKPDDTRTVVLGPARIPLKDSDVIFEQGTIEAPFSNVLIIELLGKGKQLASREYYSVGGGFLQWKGWKAPDKGKPVHAFDSMNGLLEIVKTTGKSIPLIMLENEMAITGQSEQNIRQGAQRIIHVMDSCAVTGLGLEGKLKGPFGLERRAKLMLEQAASSPEPADAFAARLSAYGQAGSEENAMGHPIVTAPTAGSAGVMPAVVHMLIKERGKTEADLVDGLLVASMVGTLIKRHASVAGADVGCQGEIGSASSMAAAMLSQVMGETPDVVENAAEFALEHHLGMTCDPVGGYVQIPCISRNAMSSVKSWNAWMMARTGQGTKHPVGLDLCIRTMNQTGRDMKDDYRETARGGLALFYTQGC
- the murI gene encoding glutamate racemase, with product MNDSSRLPIGLFDSGMGGLTVFKALAECLPDEDLLYLGDTARLPYGTKGRDTITRYTLKAAQKLVDMGVKMLVIACNTATSAALSAVREQFAPLPVMGVVDPGAQAAAAASANGHIVVVATEATISGGAYQKAIARIRPDAVVTGRACTLFVPLAEEGWMNGPIVEGVARRYLADIFPLEGAAPTGNLEPDTLLLGCTHFPLLQEALQNVVGPQVRIVDSAATTAQCVADELRATNLLRSADSGAHYRFLTTDNAARFARTGSLFLGRNLGDAEVCLVDL
- a CDS encoding dipeptidase produces the protein MKRLIVLCCVSLALLLPQAALACTTFIVTRGASADGSVMVSHSDDNDLNDQSIVYVPARDWPEGAQRPVYDSAVAVKENPATNTFLVPRLSDPKRAPGYNHPDTPRTIAIGFIPQVRHTFAYLDGNYAIMNEHGLMFGECTDGAHNTCTAEPGKRIFYSSELARVALERCKTAREAIELMGALIEQYGYYGTGETLPVADTNEAWVMEMAPSPAGTGGLWVAQRVPDGQFFVAANEFRIRDITPGNPDQMYGKSLFATVDKYNMRSPKDASKPLDWLTTVSDGEYNHPYYSLRRVWRALSLAAPSLKLPAWVESGATRAYPFSVKPDKLLSLNDIKRMHRDHYEGTEFDLTKGVAAGPFGNPNRIIGPKDPSGDVSPTTKLEGAWERPMGMYYVGYTTIAQYRPDVPEPLALVCWVALAPAAESVFVPLAVAPMPAGYEQGDTRRFANDSAWWAYSLVSDYANIRYDLISQEIQTRAASMEAAFAARVAALQKELAPKAASSPAQAQAAFAKALRTQAEGALRDWREFFPQLVARHCQGFLNSPDKMAQNIGYPDAWLPRTNYSTGPVSYQKPRQSASQSAR
- a CDS encoding sulfite exporter TauE/SafE family protein encodes the protein MYFPTAGIECNPFVPFAVALGISFFTSMGGISGAFLLLPFQMSVLGYTNPSVSATNQFFNVLACPSGVWRYWHEGRLVWPLAVTIALGTLPGVFIGAIVRINLLPNPQSFKIFAGLVLLYIGGRMAMTTWQGRASLWSRKEKKENMPTCEDKNGRLMCCHVLYWNMKEVAFVFQETKYVVATRALILLSLVVGLVGGIYGIGGGAIMAPFLVSFFGLPVYVVAGSTLFATFVTSVAGVSFYALLAPFYPDMAVAPDWRMGVLVGLGGMCGMYAGARCQKFVPSIALKALLTAVLLFTAVRYLGQGF